Proteins encoded within one genomic window of Rubripirellula tenax:
- a CDS encoding FG-GAP-like repeat-containing protein: protein MPRFLTIAAILMVVAFAFIGCSQPTSSNKPPAASAERPLRKLTSLMNRGLNEQAWVLSKDVLDLHGDDPEVIARIAKLAYAIGKPDETASLLVRACRAESYAKEARVQQALVSLIEVGRLYDAMDLLESAVAEHPDQVSSRRTLFELAMNSEERARALPHGRELVLSRNFDLSLLLMLGNTEKRSLDPVVLASMSERNESDRRPMIGIAKVKFDEGDTDAAIEMLKSIVDTHPQYLPAQVLLGRSLALARRTNELVRWFDQVPEGIESQPGYWLALGDWALAEGRNAEAARSYWESVRIDPDSMEPWTKLGDALAETRRLTPDLLPANSLKTIDSIRSRVANLSKLSQWKTRFERDGKQSREITSEIVNALFDLGRPWEAEAWASVATTFPESDVASGNKSIEKLRSKIVSSLSRNTPWQLTDPYPEMQLDLSQISFPTLASMNARSSQQASGGIASERAEPVVSAPGTSRVDEALIKGWQLDDRAKELGIDFFGRTSDRLDQPGIKLHETLGCGGGTIDYDLDGWPDLYLMAAGGTPPWKDSAANALFRNLGGTFSDVTESSSTGDQGFGQGVTVGDINEDGFLDLLILNYGPNTLLINNGDGTFSDQTRAWNLNFDKDSMITWSTSAAIADIDGDGLSDVFIANYCQGLEPVTEVCSSGDATVARSCSPVKFASHGDWLLQGQADSRLVNQTENWGMDPDVPGRGLGVVVGALDSEPGLEVFVVNDMTNNHCWTVARDEPSSKMKVIESAMIRGIATDGRSLSQGSMGIAASDFDRDGDLDLYVTNFDKEYNTLHVQTSPGTWQDRTSLAKLARPTLSMVGFGTEAIDFDLDGWSELIIANGHVDVFSRMGEPSTYAQPMQIFKQRGSGVFDSVGSFVAGDYLRRFHVGRGLWTIDSDRDGRLDVVVTHQTEPVALLQNRCPSVGGWIEIGLSGVGVSRDAIGTRVELSIQTVKKSPYAVATLLAGDGYLSSNQRGLRFAVPKNSQCSISVHWPDGTHQSHDGLVPGNGFLVIQSDPEVFRRR from the coding sequence GTGCCCCGTTTCCTGACTATTGCGGCGATCTTGATGGTGGTCGCTTTTGCATTCATCGGGTGTAGTCAACCGACTTCGTCGAACAAGCCTCCCGCTGCGTCGGCCGAGCGTCCGCTGCGCAAGTTGACGTCGTTGATGAATCGCGGCTTGAACGAGCAAGCCTGGGTGCTCTCCAAGGATGTCCTCGATTTGCATGGTGATGATCCCGAGGTCATCGCACGCATCGCCAAGCTCGCCTACGCCATTGGCAAGCCGGATGAGACTGCGTCGTTGCTTGTACGAGCTTGCCGCGCGGAATCCTATGCGAAAGAGGCGCGAGTCCAGCAAGCCTTGGTTTCACTGATCGAAGTCGGTCGTCTCTATGACGCGATGGATTTACTGGAATCCGCCGTTGCGGAACACCCAGACCAGGTTTCCTCGCGACGAACACTATTCGAACTTGCGATGAACAGCGAAGAGCGGGCACGAGCACTCCCGCACGGTCGCGAGTTGGTGCTGAGTCGGAATTTTGATTTGAGTTTACTGCTGATGCTGGGCAACACAGAAAAACGCAGTTTAGACCCGGTTGTCCTGGCATCGATGTCAGAGCGAAATGAATCGGATCGTCGACCAATGATTGGTATCGCGAAGGTCAAGTTCGATGAAGGCGATACGGATGCAGCGATCGAAATGTTAAAGTCGATCGTCGACACGCACCCGCAATACCTGCCAGCGCAAGTGCTGCTGGGACGATCGCTCGCATTGGCACGTCGAACCAACGAATTGGTTCGTTGGTTCGATCAAGTGCCTGAGGGTATCGAGTCGCAACCGGGCTATTGGCTTGCGTTGGGTGACTGGGCCCTCGCCGAGGGACGAAACGCCGAAGCCGCGCGCTCGTATTGGGAATCCGTTCGAATCGATCCCGACTCGATGGAGCCGTGGACAAAATTGGGCGATGCACTCGCCGAAACACGGCGTCTCACCCCAGACCTGTTACCGGCGAATTCTTTGAAAACGATCGACTCGATTCGATCACGTGTTGCGAACCTAAGCAAATTGAGTCAATGGAAAACTCGGTTTGAACGGGACGGCAAACAGTCTCGTGAAATTACATCGGAAATCGTCAACGCATTATTCGATTTGGGGCGTCCATGGGAAGCCGAAGCATGGGCGTCTGTCGCGACGACTTTCCCCGAATCGGATGTGGCATCGGGAAATAAATCGATCGAGAAACTTCGCAGTAAGATCGTCTCTAGCCTGAGTCGAAACACGCCCTGGCAATTGACGGATCCTTATCCGGAAATGCAGCTAGATCTTTCGCAGATTTCGTTTCCCACGCTTGCATCGATGAATGCTCGGTCAAGTCAACAGGCGTCAGGCGGTATAGCGAGCGAACGAGCAGAACCTGTCGTATCTGCGCCAGGAACGAGTCGCGTGGATGAAGCGTTGATCAAAGGTTGGCAATTGGACGATCGCGCAAAGGAACTGGGTATCGACTTTTTCGGACGAACGAGTGACCGGCTGGATCAGCCCGGAATCAAGTTGCACGAGACGCTCGGTTGTGGCGGCGGTACGATCGACTATGACTTGGACGGTTGGCCGGATTTGTACCTGATGGCTGCGGGCGGGACTCCGCCATGGAAGGATTCGGCGGCGAATGCTTTGTTCCGCAATCTCGGAGGCACTTTTTCAGACGTGACTGAATCATCGTCAACGGGCGATCAAGGATTCGGGCAAGGCGTTACGGTCGGGGACATAAACGAGGATGGCTTTCTCGATTTGCTCATCCTCAACTACGGGCCAAACACCCTGTTGATCAACAATGGTGATGGCACGTTTTCGGATCAAACGCGGGCCTGGAATTTGAACTTCGATAAGGATTCCATGATCACTTGGTCGACCAGCGCCGCCATCGCGGACATCGACGGCGATGGGTTGTCCGACGTGTTCATCGCTAACTATTGCCAGGGTCTCGAACCGGTGACGGAAGTTTGCTCGTCGGGTGACGCGACCGTTGCCCGTTCATGCTCGCCGGTGAAGTTCGCCAGTCATGGAGATTGGCTTCTGCAAGGACAAGCAGATTCGCGACTCGTCAATCAAACGGAGAACTGGGGCATGGATCCGGATGTACCGGGACGAGGCTTAGGAGTTGTCGTGGGCGCTTTGGATTCGGAGCCCGGACTCGAAGTGTTCGTGGTCAATGACATGACCAATAATCATTGCTGGACCGTTGCTCGCGACGAGCCGTCATCAAAAATGAAAGTCATCGAGTCGGCGATGATCCGAGGGATCGCGACCGATGGCAGGTCTCTTTCGCAAGGATCGATGGGGATAGCCGCGAGCGATTTTGATCGTGACGGTGACTTGGATCTTTACGTCACCAACTTTGACAAAGAGTACAACACGCTACATGTTCAAACTTCGCCTGGAACGTGGCAGGATCGAACGTCGCTGGCCAAGCTCGCCCGACCAACTTTGTCGATGGTTGGTTTTGGGACCGAAGCGATCGATTTCGACTTGGATGGATGGAGCGAGCTGATCATTGCCAATGGTCATGTCGATGTTTTCTCGCGCATGGGGGAGCCGTCGACTTACGCCCAACCGATGCAAATTTTTAAGCAGCGGGGTAGTGGTGTATTCGATTCCGTGGGATCTTTCGTCGCTGGAGACTATCTAAGACGATTTCACGTGGGCCGCGGGTTGTGGACAATTGATTCCGATCGAGACGGTCGATTGGATGTGGTCGTCACTCACCAAACCGAACCCGTGGCTTTGCTTCAAAATCGTTGCCCGAGTGTGGGCGGTTGGATTGAAATCGGATTGAGCGGCGTTGGTGTAAGCCGGGATGCCATTGGCACCAGGGTCGAGTTATCGATTCAAACGGTAAAGAAGTCACCGTATGCGGTGGCGACTCTGCTTGCCGGCGATGGTTATCTTTCCAGCAACCAGCGAGGTCTGCGGTTCGCGGTTCCAAAGAACTCGCAATGTAGCATCTCGGTTCATTGGCCGGACGGAACGCACCAGTCGCATGATGGTTTGGTGCCGGGAAACGGATTTCTAGTCATTCAGTCGGACCCCGAAGTGTTTCGCCGCCGCTAA
- a CDS encoding GspE/PulE family protein, whose amino-acid sequence MNEMVAAPPKQVVHDPLIVRLINTLNCLEPARLEMLYQAAEENDISFDELAVDSGLADERLIAETYAKHYLLPMFDPPADVAVPVDVLVSKMLPAEFCRRHRIAPLSVDGQTIEIAMFSPDSLLLADEIRLAAGRQMRPMFTTLSVIRRLLDVMYDEQQVCQGTSPTLTTGLPSIQSCAPWFDVSDHRITLPLAAANYMNELVDHALSFGIQDVHIEPVAEGHRVRLRFDQTLEDYDHPSPTWSGDIVQQLESLGRIVEDSDDVPREGSFQLRGETRLVDVRVNTCPTLVGVKTVLRLIDRQSVPVDLVDLGMTDRQRDDLSDALRGEGGIVLVAGPLGSGKSTTLAACLRELQNEQSNIYAVEENIDLPIPGVHQVRLQNDCGLTYAATLRGLLRQDPDVIMVGELDHEKTADACFRAASGGRMILTSMRDANSIGCVDRLAELGIKPTTAARSLRAIVSQRMARRLCDNCKTLHAVDPAWATKFAIAPGEKLYRPNGCDQCRQSGYRGRVPIFEVIRVTRPIAEMIANQEGPGMIRRAVVDNGVRLLRQSAIDKAIAGETSLKAAVATFGTR is encoded by the coding sequence ATGAACGAAATGGTTGCCGCGCCGCCCAAGCAAGTTGTCCACGATCCATTGATCGTGCGTCTGATCAACACATTGAATTGCTTGGAACCCGCGCGTCTCGAAATGCTGTACCAAGCAGCCGAAGAGAACGATATTTCGTTCGACGAACTAGCCGTCGACAGCGGTTTGGCCGACGAACGCTTGATTGCCGAAACATACGCGAAACACTATTTGCTGCCGATGTTCGATCCGCCGGCCGACGTGGCGGTACCCGTCGATGTATTGGTCAGCAAAATGTTGCCGGCTGAATTTTGTCGACGGCATAGGATCGCGCCTTTGTCCGTGGATGGACAAACCATCGAGATCGCGATGTTCTCGCCTGATTCATTGTTGTTGGCCGACGAAATCAGGCTAGCGGCAGGTCGCCAGATGCGGCCCATGTTTACCACGTTGTCGGTGATTCGCCGATTGCTGGATGTCATGTACGACGAGCAACAGGTTTGTCAAGGAACATCGCCAACGTTGACGACGGGCTTGCCATCGATCCAGTCGTGTGCACCGTGGTTTGATGTTTCGGATCACCGAATCACTTTGCCGCTGGCGGCAGCGAACTATATGAACGAGCTTGTCGATCACGCACTCTCATTCGGCATTCAAGACGTTCATATCGAACCGGTCGCCGAAGGTCACCGCGTACGTTTGCGATTCGACCAGACGCTGGAAGACTATGACCACCCGTCGCCGACGTGGTCGGGTGACATCGTCCAGCAGTTGGAATCGCTCGGACGCATCGTGGAGGACTCCGACGATGTTCCTCGCGAAGGTTCGTTTCAACTTCGCGGCGAGACTCGGTTGGTCGACGTGCGCGTGAATACTTGTCCCACGCTTGTGGGCGTGAAGACGGTGCTTCGTTTGATTGATCGCCAATCTGTTCCCGTCGACCTGGTCGATCTGGGCATGACGGATCGCCAACGCGATGATTTGTCAGACGCGCTACGCGGTGAAGGCGGAATCGTGCTGGTTGCCGGCCCATTGGGCAGCGGAAAGAGCACCACGTTGGCCGCCTGTTTGCGCGAGTTACAAAACGAGCAATCGAATATCTATGCAGTCGAAGAAAATATAGACTTGCCGATTCCTGGCGTTCACCAAGTTCGCCTTCAAAACGACTGCGGACTCACCTACGCCGCGACGCTTCGTGGGCTATTGCGTCAGGATCCCGACGTCATCATGGTCGGCGAATTAGATCACGAAAAAACTGCCGATGCTTGTTTTCGCGCGGCATCGGGTGGGCGAATGATTTTGACGTCGATGCGAGACGCCAATTCAATCGGGTGCGTGGATCGACTCGCAGAACTGGGGATCAAGCCCACTACCGCTGCGCGATCGCTTCGTGCGATCGTCAGCCAGCGGATGGCACGTCGATTGTGCGACAACTGCAAGACACTTCACGCGGTCGATCCGGCCTGGGCCACAAAATTCGCAATTGCGCCGGGCGAAAAATTGTATCGTCCCAACGGTTGCGATCAGTGTCGTCAATCGGGATATCGAGGCCGAGTGCCGATCTTCGAAGTCATCCGGGTCACCCGTCCGATCGCCGAAATGATCGCGAACCAGGAAGGTCCCGGAATGATCCGCCGCGCGGTCGTGGACAATGGCGTGCGTCTGCTGCGTCAATCGGCGATCGACAAGGCCATTGCCGGCGAAACCAGTTTGAAGGCCGCCGTGGCAACGTTCGGGACTCGGTAA
- the fusA gene encoding elongation factor G, with the protein MATDISKLRNIGIIAHIDAGKTTVTERMLYLSGAKHRVGRVDHGTTDTDDDPEEQERGITIFSACVKYRWQDYNINLLDTPGHVDFTAEVERCLRVLDGAVTVFSAREGVEAQSETVWRQADRYQVPRIVFINKMDREGANFEAVLNDIEPRLGGKPVAVELPVGQGPPHVADPFRGVIDLIDMKLLEFDPETEGKQVKETDVPAELRDDALLWREQMLDAVYDLSEEAASLALEDKEVPRDLIIAALRKGVIDLKIQVVLCGSALHGIGVQPLMTAVGNFLPSPLDRPPVEGVDPKNRDKVLVRKPDAKEPFCGLVFKILPAKTGDNYWIRVYSGQLLQNSRLQCPNRDKKENVAQIWQIHATKKDRDGQVDSVSAGDIACVIGPRFAITGDTVCDTQSPIELPSIKFAETVISMAIESENTGDKKKLEETLDMIRRQDPTFRAVENAETGQTLISGMGELHLEVIQHRLTRDFGLNVKFYKPRVNYRETIGGKADVVGVCNRQMGGTQMFARLKVKVSALEDTSAPVQVFDRLPPETPLSNAVRQAAMDEMRERAAGGGMLAGFPLSGVRIEVYGAEVAEEGSDEVAFRIAAGDAFDKGLEKAGPVLLEPVMRVELTTPDEYMGELVGDLQQRRAIIAATETRGQMTVITAHAPLKELFGYSGAVRSLSQGRAGSSMEPLNYQPAPKADADAFLM; encoded by the coding sequence ATGGCCACCGACATATCCAAGCTGCGGAACATCGGCATCATCGCCCACATCGATGCCGGCAAAACGACCGTTACCGAACGGATGCTCTACCTCAGCGGTGCCAAGCACCGAGTCGGCCGCGTCGACCATGGGACGACCGACACCGACGACGATCCGGAAGAACAAGAACGCGGGATCACGATCTTCTCTGCCTGCGTGAAGTACCGATGGCAGGACTACAACATCAACCTGTTGGACACGCCGGGCCACGTCGACTTCACAGCCGAAGTTGAACGCTGTTTGCGAGTCCTCGACGGCGCCGTAACGGTGTTCTCGGCGCGCGAGGGTGTCGAAGCACAAAGTGAAACGGTATGGCGGCAAGCCGATCGCTATCAGGTGCCTCGCATCGTGTTCATCAACAAGATGGACCGCGAAGGTGCGAACTTCGAAGCCGTCCTCAATGACATCGAACCGCGACTGGGCGGCAAGCCCGTGGCGGTCGAGTTGCCGGTCGGGCAAGGGCCGCCTCACGTCGCCGATCCCTTCCGTGGCGTGATCGACTTGATCGACATGAAGCTGTTGGAGTTCGATCCCGAAACCGAAGGCAAGCAAGTCAAAGAAACCGACGTACCCGCTGAGCTTCGCGATGATGCGCTGCTGTGGCGCGAGCAGATGCTCGATGCGGTTTACGACCTTAGCGAAGAGGCGGCCAGTCTTGCGCTCGAGGACAAAGAGGTCCCCCGCGATTTGATCATCGCCGCACTTCGCAAAGGCGTCATCGACTTGAAGATTCAAGTCGTGCTCTGTGGGTCTGCGCTGCACGGTATCGGCGTTCAACCGTTGATGACGGCCGTCGGCAACTTCCTGCCTAGCCCACTCGATCGGCCGCCGGTCGAGGGTGTCGATCCGAAGAATCGAGACAAGGTGTTGGTCCGGAAACCTGACGCAAAGGAACCGTTCTGCGGTTTGGTGTTCAAGATTCTGCCCGCCAAGACGGGCGATAACTATTGGATCCGCGTCTATAGCGGACAGCTCTTGCAAAACTCGCGGCTGCAATGTCCCAACCGTGACAAGAAAGAAAACGTCGCCCAGATTTGGCAGATTCATGCGACGAAGAAGGATCGCGACGGGCAAGTCGATTCCGTATCGGCCGGCGACATCGCCTGTGTGATTGGTCCTCGTTTCGCGATCACGGGCGACACGGTGTGTGATACTCAAAGCCCGATCGAGCTTCCCAGCATCAAGTTTGCCGAGACGGTCATCTCGATGGCGATCGAATCCGAGAACACAGGCGACAAGAAGAAGCTCGAAGAAACGCTCGACATGATCCGTCGCCAAGACCCAACGTTCCGCGCGGTTGAAAATGCCGAGACGGGACAAACGTTGATCAGCGGTATGGGCGAACTACACCTCGAAGTCATCCAGCACCGATTGACCCGTGACTTTGGATTGAACGTCAAGTTCTACAAGCCACGTGTCAATTATCGCGAAACGATCGGCGGAAAAGCCGATGTGGTCGGTGTCTGCAACCGGCAAATGGGCGGCACACAAATGTTCGCTCGTTTGAAGGTGAAAGTATCGGCGCTTGAGGATACGTCTGCTCCGGTGCAAGTGTTTGATCGCTTGCCGCCCGAGACACCGCTTTCCAATGCCGTTCGCCAGGCCGCGATGGATGAGATGCGAGAACGGGCGGCCGGTGGTGGCATGTTGGCCGGGTTCCCACTTTCGGGCGTTCGGATCGAAGTCTATGGCGCCGAAGTGGCCGAGGAAGGATCCGACGAAGTCGCGTTCCGGATCGCGGCCGGCGACGCGTTCGACAAAGGACTCGAAAAAGCCGGGCCGGTGTTGCTGGAACCTGTCATGCGGGTCGAGTTGACCACGCCGGACGAATACATGGGCGAATTGGTCGGTGACTTGCAACAGCGTCGGGCGATCATCGCGGCGACGGAAACTCGTGGTCAAATGACCGTCATCACGGCGCACGCGCCGCTGAAAGAGTTGTTCGGGTACAGCGGGGCCGTGCGCAGCCTCAGCCAGGGCCGTGCCGGAAGCAGCATGGAGCCGTTGAATTATCAGCCGGCGCCCAAGGCCGATGCAGACGCGTTTTTGATGTAG
- the rpsG gene encoding 30S ribosomal protein S7, translating to MGRITSSRTQLKGDPRHNSKLAGKFINCLMLDGKKTTATRVFYDALEEIGRRGEIADLTPIEVFEAAIENIKPYIEVRSKRVGGASYQVPMQVNRARQQSLALRWLLIAVRDKKGRPMHLKLADELMSAYKKEGVAYTKRENTHRMADANKAFAHFAW from the coding sequence ATGGGACGTATCACATCCAGCCGCACGCAGCTTAAAGGCGACCCGCGGCACAACTCGAAGCTGGCCGGAAAGTTCATCAATTGTTTGATGCTGGACGGCAAGAAAACGACCGCGACGCGAGTCTTTTATGACGCGCTCGAGGAAATCGGACGTCGTGGCGAAATCGCCGACCTGACACCGATCGAAGTTTTCGAAGCCGCGATCGAGAACATCAAGCCGTACATCGAAGTTCGCAGCAAGCGAGTCGGTGGTGCCAGCTATCAAGTCCCGATGCAAGTCAACCGAGCTCGCCAGCAGAGCCTCGCACTGCGTTGGTTGCTGATCGCGGTTCGCGACAAGAAGGGCCGCCCGATGCACTTGAAGTTGGCCGACGAATTGATGTCTGCCTACAAGAAAGAAGGCGTTGCCTACACCAAGCGTGAAAACACGCACCGCATGGCCGACGCCAACAAGGCGTTCGCTCACTTCGCTTGGTAA
- the rpsL gene encoding 30S ribosomal protein S12: MPTINQLVRKRRKLKKSQSKSPVLEKCPQKQGVCLQVRTMTPKKPNSALRKISRVRLSNGKEVTVYIPGEGHNLQEHSIVLIRGGRVRDLPGVRYQVVRGSRDALGVEGRKQSRSRYGAKKK, from the coding sequence ATGCCAACGATCAATCAACTCGTCCGAAAACGACGCAAACTGAAGAAGAGCCAAAGCAAGTCGCCGGTTTTGGAAAAATGCCCGCAAAAGCAGGGCGTTTGTTTGCAAGTTCGGACCATGACCCCCAAGAAGCCGAACTCGGCTTTGCGAAAAATTTCGCGGGTGCGTCTGAGCAACGGTAAAGAAGTCACCGTGTACATCCCCGGTGAAGGTCACAACCTGCAGGAACACTCGATCGTGTTGATCCGCGGTGGTCGTGTACGCGACTTGCCGGGTGTTCGCTACCAAGTCGTTCGTGGTTCACGTGACGCATTGGGTGTCGAGGGTCGTAAGCAATCTCGCAGCCGCTATGGCGCGAAGAAGAAGTAA